The Tripterygium wilfordii isolate XIE 37 chromosome 5, ASM1340144v1, whole genome shotgun sequence DNA segment AATTGGGACGCGACGGTTTCGTTTCTTTCTACCAAACACGATCTTCACGTGTCTTTTCTTGCTCTTTTCCTGTTTGTGTTctgttttctctctctacaagTCTCTtcaccattttctttttgttatgacGGATTGAcggtgattatatatatatatatataaaacctgTATACAGGGTGTGGTGGAGAGTGATTGTATATAGGGTTTAGAGGGGTTTgagagagaatggaagggagaaAGCAAGTGAGTAAATCTTGCTCCTCGTCGTCGTTAACTTCTGAGCTGTTTGGGTCGCGAGAAACGTATTCGTCTTCGTCTTCTGCCGGGCTGTTTGGTTCCATATTTGCTCCAACGTCAAAGGTATTGTCTGTCTGTTTGTGTTCAATTCTATCTAGTCTCTGATTTAAGATATGTGCTTTTCGGTTTTTTGAATCCTTTAGATTTTGTTTTGCTCAAGTTCAGCTAATGAGTTTTGTTCATTTCATCCCATTGTGGTTATGATGTTGTGTCAGTGTGAGTGTTTTGATGTAGTAAATGAGATCTGATTAAGCGCCATGGGTTCTTGATTCCTTTTGTTTGCTTGTTTGATTGAAAAACTAATGGTGAATTCTGTTCATACAAGTTTATCCAGTGAAGATTTACTGTGTTAGCTTTCACAATTGAACGGTTTTTGTTTAATTGAGACAACTTAGAGTGCTGAAGAAGGGAATCCCATGAATGAATACAAGCCACTGATGAGGAATTTAAATGACTTTAATGATTGTATGTGATTTATTGTGGTTGACAACAGGTTTTGTTGGttcttttgaaaatattttgtccCGTTAGTGCTACTTGAAATGCTGCTGTTTGCCCCAGATAAGTGTTCTTGGCTTCTATCATTTTCCTGTTCTCTGATGATATTGTTCATATTTGGTATTGTTTTAGGTGTTAAGGAGGGAATCATTCCGTACCGAGTTGAAAAGACAGGATTATGCTAATGGTGCCTGGAACGCCAATCCCAGTCGTCCAGGTTTGTGTAGTTGATCTTGCTTCAACAAttattttatgggcttatattTCGTTTGACTATGTAATTATAATAATCTAGATTATATATTTCAGTGCCAAGATTTGAACATACACTTCGAGATAGTTATGCGGTTTCaatatcatcatcttcatagATAATCACCCTTTTAAATTTTATGTACAGCGGTCTCTTATTTGTTTACATGAGCTGTCTTTTCCTTTTTGAATCAGTTGGCAATAGTAATTGGAAAACAATTTAGTGACAGTGGTTCTTTGAGTTTACCTGATTTGTTTATTTCaacttctctctctttacttTTTGTGGTCTATCCTGACTTAATCCTACCATGTCCAGTCAATACTTCGGAGACCAGTCAAGGTGACGTCCAGAGCACGCCCAATGAAGACATGAATTACATTTATGAGGAACAACGAGTACAACCAAGTCCTCTCTGTTCATCAATCTTGTATGGTGGTCAGGACATATATAATCACCCTCAGAGTATCCAGAGCACTGGAGTGAATTCAGTGGTGAGTACAAGTTATATTTGTTTCTATATCATCCAACTCTAGATGCATTTAGTTTCCTATGACATCCTGCCATGCCAGGCAAGGGAAGAACAACTTTGCTTTATatgtaaaaaggtaaacaacaactgtgcacaaggctcccgcattGGGAGGGATTGGAGAACAAGGAAGATGTACGCTgaccttatccccacataatatgtgaggaGACTGTTTTCGGGAATTGAACATATGACATCACTTTATATAATTGTTTAACAAATGTTCTGTTCAGAAATCCGCTAACATCTTGTCTTTTCCATTAGTACAATGAGGATGATTCAGGTAGTGCTTCGAGAGGAAACTGGTGGCAAGG contains these protein-coding regions:
- the LOC119998344 gene encoding uncharacterized protein LOC119998344 codes for the protein MEGRKQVSKSCSSSSLTSELFGSRETYSSSSSAGLFGSIFAPTSKVLRRESFRTELKRQDYANGAWNANPSRPVNTSETSQGDVQSTPNEDMNYIYEEQRVQPSPLCSSILYGGQDIYNHPQSIQSTGVNSVYNEDDSGSASRGNWWQGSLYY